From one Palaemon carinicauda isolate YSFRI2023 unplaced genomic scaffold, ASM3689809v2 scaffold187, whole genome shotgun sequence genomic stretch:
- the LOC137635870 gene encoding neurotrophin 1-like — MDSSMMIWLAAAGLWLTTLQVASVNLASNPGYVLTYKQRVHCDASAQPSCANSSALSYCLSDDDYPLNEVKAYIHADPIFRKKYSDIRSQSANDLVKDVSRGQEISFSYPYTGASTLDSLYDVTHWVGPEGYICPSEVAYATPKRAQNGEGKWRVIINDVPFYTQTIRLETCSYPGAACRALAPCYNSGCTQKYVYHRLLSWDPCDPYKGLFIDTYRLPSTCSCHVPAI; from the exons ATGGATTCTTCtatg ATGATTTGGCTGGCAGCTGCTGGACTGTGGCTGACAACGCTGCAAGTGGCCTCGGTTAACCTTGCCTCAAATCCCGGCTACGTTCTGACGTACAAACAGCGGGTGCATTGCGACGCCTCTGCACAGCCATCTTGCGCCAACAGCTCTGCTCTCAGTTACTGCTTGAGCGACGATGACTACCCTCTGAACGAGGTGAAGGCCTACATCCATGCTGACCCCATCTTTCGGAAGAAGTATTCGGACATCCGGAGCCAGTCAGCCAACGACCTGGTCAAGGACGTCAGCCGCGGGCAAGAGATAAGCTTTAGTTACCCCTACACTGGAGCGTCAACCTTAGACTCCCTTTACGACGTGACCCACTGGGTCGGTCCCGAGGGTTATATCTGCCCCTCGGAGGTTGCTTACGCAACGCCGAAGCGCGCCCAAAACGGAGAAGGCAAATGGCGGGTGATCATCAACGACGTTCCTTTCTACACTCAAACAATTCGTTTGGAGACTTGCTCTTACCCAGGCGCTGCCTGTCGTGCTTTGGCGCCATGCTACAACAGCGGCTGCACACAGAAGTACGTCTACCACCGCCTTCTCTCGTGGGACCCGTGTGATCCCTATAAGGGACTCTTCATCGACACTTATCGGTTACCCTCTACCTGCTCTTGCCATGTGCCAGCTATCTGA